One genomic segment of Hymenobacter psoromatis includes these proteins:
- a CDS encoding DUF2141 domain-containing protein, with amino-acid sequence MNVLSLAALLLGSSVLSAGPPPRPAPATQTVTIVVSELASTQALVKLNFYNSPEKFLKDGQMALRMFVKPEGRKELSISVELTPGEWAVALSQDLNNNDKLDKNFLGIPTEPFAFSNNVKPRFSAPNFQQCKFLVEGPGQVVTITTWNDF; translated from the coding sequence ATGAACGTTTTATCCCTAGCCGCGCTGCTTCTGGGTAGCTCCGTACTCAGTGCCGGGCCGCCCCCGCGGCCCGCTCCGGCTACCCAAACCGTCACGATTGTGGTGTCGGAGCTGGCCTCGACCCAGGCCTTGGTGAAGCTCAATTTTTATAACTCGCCCGAAAAATTTCTCAAGGATGGCCAGATGGCCCTCCGGATGTTCGTGAAGCCCGAGGGCCGGAAGGAACTCTCAATTTCGGTGGAGCTGACGCCCGGCGAGTGGGCCGTGGCCCTGAGCCAGGACCTCAACAACAACGACAAGCTCGACAAAAACTTCCTGGGTATTCCCACCGAGCCGTTCGCGTTTTCCAACAACGTGAAGCCCCGCTTCTCCGCCCCCAACTTTCAGCAGTGCAAATTTTTGGTAGAGGGCCCCGGCCAAGTAGTAACTATCACCACTTGGAACGACTTTTAA
- a CDS encoding acyl-CoA synthetase has protein sequence MQAYFRQFQRLAEAGAYHELAGQPLPKPEFFNWTTEILEGLHLAERPHQPALVLADDAGSQVITYAELAVRANQLLHYWRGAGVQPGQAVLLMVPVCAELWHTYVAGIKGGQLLIPAASILTVSDLEYRFGRLLPAVVIADAENAAKIDAAEQALGQRIGLKMLVGGPAAQRPGWVGFEVLDGLPEQAAAAPTRADDPLFLFFTSGTTGLPKVVTHTHFSYPVGHLSTAAWIGLRPADRHCNIAQAGWAKFAWSSFFAPLSVGATLVAYQGGGRFAGGPLLAALARERVSTFCAPPTVLRLLILEDLAAYPLHLRECVSAGEPLNPEVIEAWQRGTGQLIRDGYGQSESTAMIYNLPGSAVRLGSMGRPSFMYDIVIADDEGCELPNLAEGHIAVRTDTGRPNGLFSGYFGEPARAASVFRHGLYYTGDKAYRDPDGYLWFVGRDDDVIKSSDYRVGPFEVESVLVEHPAVVEAAVVGVPHPIKGHEIKAFVLLTPGTAPTPALARELLAYGRTHLAPYKMPRILEFVTELPKTISGKIRRVELRARPSGAGGVGEFFYEKAAE, from the coding sequence ATGCAAGCCTACTTCCGTCAGTTTCAGCGCCTGGCCGAGGCGGGTGCCTACCACGAGCTGGCCGGGCAGCCCCTTCCGAAACCCGAGTTCTTCAACTGGACCACCGAGATTCTGGAGGGCCTGCACCTGGCCGAGCGCCCCCACCAGCCCGCCCTGGTATTGGCCGATGATGCGGGCAGCCAGGTCATTACCTACGCCGAGCTGGCGGTCCGCGCCAACCAACTGCTTCACTACTGGCGCGGGGCCGGCGTGCAGCCAGGCCAGGCCGTGCTGCTGATGGTGCCCGTGTGCGCCGAGTTATGGCACACCTACGTGGCCGGCATCAAGGGCGGGCAGCTGCTAATTCCGGCGGCCAGTATTCTCACGGTCAGCGACCTAGAATACCGCTTCGGCCGCCTGCTACCCGCCGTGGTCATCGCCGACGCCGAAAACGCCGCCAAAATTGACGCCGCCGAGCAGGCGCTGGGTCAGCGCATCGGCCTCAAGATGCTGGTAGGCGGGCCCGCCGCGCAGCGGCCGGGCTGGGTAGGGTTTGAAGTGTTGGATGGCTTGCCCGAACAGGCCGCAGCTGCCCCGACCCGCGCCGACGACCCGCTGTTCTTGTTCTTCACCTCGGGCACTACCGGCCTGCCCAAAGTGGTGACGCACACGCACTTTTCCTACCCCGTGGGCCACCTCAGCACCGCCGCCTGGATTGGGCTGCGACCCGCTGACCGGCACTGCAACATCGCGCAAGCGGGCTGGGCCAAGTTTGCCTGGAGCAGCTTTTTTGCGCCCTTGAGCGTGGGGGCCACGCTGGTGGCTTACCAGGGCGGCGGGCGCTTTGCGGGCGGGCCGCTGCTGGCGGCGCTGGCCCGCGAGCGGGTAAGCACGTTTTGCGCGCCGCCCACGGTGTTGCGGCTGCTCATTCTGGAAGACCTGGCCGCCTACCCCCTCCACCTGCGCGAGTGCGTGAGCGCCGGCGAACCGCTTAACCCCGAGGTGATTGAAGCCTGGCAACGCGGTACGGGCCAGCTCATCCGTGACGGCTACGGGCAGTCGGAAAGCACGGCCATGATATACAACCTGCCCGGCAGCGCCGTGCGCCTGGGCAGCATGGGCCGGCCGTCGTTCATGTACGACATCGTGATTGCCGACGACGAGGGCTGCGAGCTGCCCAACCTGGCCGAGGGCCACATCGCGGTGCGCACCGACACCGGCCGGCCCAACGGCCTGTTCAGCGGCTACTTCGGCGAGCCCGCGCGGGCGGCCAGCGTGTTTCGCCACGGCCTCTACTACACCGGCGACAAGGCTTACCGCGACCCCGATGGCTACCTCTGGTTCGTGGGCCGCGACGACGACGTGATAAAATCGAGCGACTACCGCGTGGGTCCCTTCGAGGTCGAGAGCGTGCTCGTAGAGCACCCGGCCGTGGTGGAGGCCGCCGTGGTGGGCGTGCCGCATCCCATCAAAGGCCACGAAATCAAGGCGTTCGTGCTGCTCACGCCGGGCACGGCCCCTACCCCCGCCCTGGCCCGCGAGCTGCTGGCCTACGGCCGCACGCACCTCGCGCCCTACAAAATGCCGCGCATCCTGGAGTTCGTAACGGAGCTACCCAAAACCATCAGCGGCAAAATCCGGCGCGTGGAGCTGCGCGCCCGGCCCAGCGGCGCAGGGGGGGTAGGGGAGTTTTTCTACGAAAAAGCCGCGGAGTAG